From the genome of Danaus plexippus chromosome 30, MEX_DaPlex, whole genome shotgun sequence, one region includes:
- the LOC116776688 gene encoding GTPase-activating protein CdGAPr isoform X2, whose protein sequence is MRRVFGVCSDGWILCGHNGSPHGSVMSCQSLAARAFAEPEKESHCARAATHRTVRFSSDPRSQNRTTSESECKRETPGSMSLSTLSMSPAMSQSAPSAAAAFHMDDQPPTCRFPKLEECAHFHYERVSLGGISVELVPCDFSGDSPGEGWVCLKVSSHVNSCEEDAAGAGDDTWTLTRNREHFLQLDDMLHRCIYDRKVSGLPCLSSALSSSLDEQAYSRLVADYVHHLSIIADDSINCGPALNWLQMDNKGHKLLVANEDSSSINTPAVAAAYSVRKYVSQARDEISFDVGDMISIIDMPGPQESLWWRGKRGFRVGFFPHHCVAVIGDKVPRHMTQPPPIVGSVAVAPIKPVLRKHGKLISLFRSFILSRPSRRSLKQQGILRERVFGCDLGEHLTNCGHDVPQVLVECSRAIEQRGAVDGIYRLSGGAALTQRLRAAFDAGLAADLRAPLQRDPHALASLLKMYFRELPNPLCTYQLYDSFVSAVTAPEQLRLKAVRDTVVKLPPPHYRTLSYLMRHLRRVSLLSESTGMTARNMAIVWAPNLLRSPAPQHALQGVAVQAVVTEFLICYAEELFSKEQGADSGPPSISQESQESQIELRGLEAGRRPKSLPLNPPTKLLSLEEARRRGRPARTSPPADHVRLSTPDTMALRPASHLTPKYIEVGSGPNNLPQYHTVLELPGPGNKRLKRSPSGWRGLFTRKRSSRPPLIPHVMEPSATALRPAVSCESLSEGEAAPPPRPPHHTRSSSCDSYFEPWQAELATMRLRLSPQERDRHMFSEEDDAHAQHGAAEDSLNTTPGNSAVGSAADTPRRTRDDNTERKRVSLEQLERRVARLGYIDSDEPGDNTRAKRLCKDRDSPQSSGLELPALTNVKMRERTSPRKQKPSARYSGLQQPVTADSERLTWHGKDHSTLIRIDWPETPTPTTPTTPAPATPLYDPLESDSEPSDKHTITIKNSCRNCDEEKCLKCELKAADYENVAAADLASLGSTDISYHNLNRLSAVSSSSASEHTSHRRDDLMKIMTSSHESSSGYSNVSYKQDEPCDRYDFARPDYVNLSSSTSKSSPASPLKSPLKSTISITFRSPGRVQTPDYEPIGNEDTPTNERDSVYEDVDLEKSLSIVEEASVPQTDASLPTQEARQPGDYGRLASDLIILDTPTDDRDLYSQVKFFKKSIEEVNAMILETPDKEADYERVEFKTNNYSLDETEEDGHTEDGGGSERENGNVITTSNNLNVRELANRFESPTEQKGAFTFDKYKTEDKHAAARRDDHQPRTTARTLALARDTYTLTKNVTARSLDENAFVKEFGSDRDRRKSLEVKDGQRQARGVPDLNLNTEDLQTKTDTAEDRVALIQGAGKEHEKMLSRQRIEKYKEERRNFLREKYSSQSFRSSPEQLTRIKLKKSDHETRTDEPHKFERRNTVDLGQRMRFTLARSANDLDSIPSPGSQEDRSEKMSPSFNIRDMTAIFEQKSQGTG, encoded by the exons ATGAGGCGTGTGTTTGGAGTTTGCTCGGACGGCTGGATTCTCTGTGGTCACAAT GGCTCCCCTCACGGCTCGGTGATGTCGTGCCAGTCGCTGGCGGCGCGCGCGTTCGCCGAGCCCGAGAAGGAGTCGCACTGCGCCCGCGCCGCCACACACAG AACCGTACGCTTCAGCTCGGACCCTCGCAGCCAGAACAGGACCACGAGCGAGTCAGAATGCAAGAGAGAAACACCcg GTTCGATGTCCCTGAGCACGTTGTCCATGTCTCCAGCCATGAGCCAGTCGGCGCCGAGCGCCGCGGCCGCCTTCCACATGGACGACCAG CCGCCCACGTGTCGTTTCCCCAAGTTAGAGGAGTGCGCTCACTTCCACTACGAGCGAGTGAGTCTGGGGGGAATCAGCGTGGAGCTGGTGCCGTGTGACTTCAGCGGGGACTCTCCCGGAGAAG GTTGGGTGTGTCTGAAGGTCAGCAGCCACGTGAATTCCTGCGAGGAGGACGCGGCCGGCGCCGGAGACGACACCTGGACGCTGACCAGAAACAGGGAACACTTCCTACAGCTGGACGACATGCTGCACAG GTGTATATATGACAGGAAGGTGTCGGGCCTGCCGTGTCTCTCGTCAGCGCTGTCCTCGTCCCTGGACGAGCAGGCGTACTCCCGGCTGGTGGCGGACTACGTCCATCACCTGTCCATCATAGCCGACGACTCCATCAACTGCGGCCCGGCACTCAACTGGCTTCAGATGGACAATAAAG GTCACAAACTGCTGGTGGCCAACGAGGACTCCAGCTCAATTAACACTCCAGCTGTAGCGGCGGCGTACTCCGTGAGGAAATATGTGTCCCAG GCTCGGGATGAGATCAGCTTCGATGTGGGTGACATGATCTCGATAATCGACATGCCAG GTCCCCAGGAGTCCCTTTGGTGGCGCGGCAAGCGTGGGTTCCGCGTGGGTTTCTTCCCTCACCACTGTGTGGCCGTCATCGGAGACAAGGTCCCGCGGCACATGACGCAGCCTCCGCCCATCGTGGG GTCTGTGGCTGTGGCACCCATAAAACCGGTCCTCCGCAAGCACGGGAAGCTGATATCCCTGTTCCGGAGCTTCATCCTGTCCAGACCTTCGCGGCGGAGTCTCAAGCAGCAGGGCATCCTGCGGGAGAGGGTGTTCGGCTGCGACCTGGGAGAGCACCTCACGAACTGCGGACACGACG TCCCTCAGGTGTTGGTGGAGTGTTCGCGGGCCATCGAGCAGCGCGGCGCAGTGGATGGCATCTACCGTCTGTCGGGGGGCGCGGCCCTGACCCAGCGGCTGAGGGCCGCCTTCGACGCGGGCCTCGCCGCGGACCTGCGGGCCCCACTCCAGAGAGACCCGCACGCGCTGGCCAGCCTCCTCAAAATGTACTTCAG GGAGCTGCCCAACCCTCTGTGCACGTACCAGCTGTACGACAGCTTCGTGTCGGCCGTCACCGCCCCGGAGCAGCTGCGACTGAAGGCGGTGAGGGACACCGTGGTCAAACTCCCGCCGCCCCACTACAG GACGTTGTCGTACCTCATGCGTCACTTGCGGCGCGTGTCCCTGCTGAGCGAGTCCACGGGCATGACGGCCAGGAACATGGCCATTGTGTGGGCGCCCAACCTGCTGAGGTCGCCGGCGCCGCAGCACGCGCTGCAGGGGGTCGCCGTGCAG GCGGTGGTGACCGAGTTCCTGATATGCTACGCCGAGGAGTTGTTCTCCAAGGAGCAGGGAGCTGACTCCGGACCGCCCTCCATAAGTCAG GAGAGTCAAGAATCTCAAATAGAACTGCGGGGCCTGGAGGCCGGCAGACGACCCAAGAGTCTACCTTTGAACCCGCCCACTAAGTTGCTGAG CCTGGAGGAGGCCCGGCGCCGCGGTCGACCTGCTCGGACCTCTCCCCCCGCCGACCACGTGCGCCTCTCCACACCCGACACCATGGCGCTCCGGCCCGCCTCACACCTCACGCCCAAATATATAGAG GTCGGCTCCGGCCCCAACAACCTGCCGCAGTACCACACAGTGCTGGAGCTGCCGGGGCCCGGGAACAAGAGACTCAAGCGGTCCCCGTCCGGCTGGAGGGGGCTGTTCACCAGGAAGAGGAGCTCGCGGCCTCCGCTCATACCGCATGTAATG GAGCCGTCAGCGACAGCGCTGAGGCCGGCCGTCTCGTGCGAGTCTCTCAGCGAGGGCGAGGCGGCTCCTCCCCCGCGACCTCCACACCACACCAG GTCATCGTCGTGTGACTCGTACTTCGAGCCGTGGCAGGCGGAGCTCGCCACCATGAGGCTGAGACTGTCCCCGCAGGAGAGGGACCGGCACATGTTCAGCGAGGAGGACGACGCGCACGCGCAGCACGGCGCCGCG GAGGACTCCCTCAACACCACGCCGGGGAACAGCGCGGTGGGCAGCGCCGCGGACACGCCGAGACGGACGAGAGACGACAACACGGAGCG GAAGAGGGTGTCCCTGGAACAGCTGGAGCGGCGCGTGGCCAGACTCGGCTACATCGACAGCGACGAGCCCGGGGACAACACGCGCGCCAAGAG ATTGTGCAAGGACCGAGACAGTCCGCAGTCTTCAGGCCTAGAGCTGCCGGCCCTGACTAACGTTAAGATGAG AGAGAGAACCTCCCCGAGGAAACAGAAACCCTCGGCTCGATACAGCGGTCTCCAGCAGCCCGTCACCGCGGACAGCGAGCGACTCACCTGGCACGGCAAGGATCACTCCACGCTGATACGGATCGACTGGCCGGAGACGCCCACGCCCACAACCCCCACCACCCCCGCCCCCGCCACACCGCTGTACGACCCGCTGGAGAGTGACTCGGAGCCCAGCGACAAGCACACCATCACCATCAAGAACAGCTGCCGGAACTGCGACGAGGAGAAGTGTCTCAAGTGCGAGCTGAAAGCCGCGGACTACGAGAACGTGGCGGCCGCAGACCTTGCAAGCCTGGGCTCCACAGACATCAGCTACCACAACCTGAACCGCCTGTCCGCCGTCTCCAGCTCCTCCGCCTCGGAGCACACCTCGCACCGCAGGGACGACCTCATGAAGATCATGACGTCCTCTCACGAGAGCTCCTCCGGCTACTCCAACGTGAGCTACAAGCAGGACGAGCCGTGCGACCGCTACGACTTCGCCAGACCCGACTACGTCAACCTGTCCTCCAGCACGTCCAAGAGCTCCCCGGCCAGTCCTCTCAAGAGTCCACTTAAGTCCACCATCAGCATAACGTTCCGCTCCCCGGGCAGGGTCCAGACGCCAGACTACGAACCAATAGGCAACGAAGACACGCCCACCAACGAGCGGGACTCTGTCTACGAGGACGTAGACCTGGAGAAGAGTCTCTCCATAGTGGAGGAAGCCAGCGTGCCGCAGACCGACGCCAGTCTCCCGACGCAGGAGGCCCGGCAGCCCGGGGACTACGGCCGTCTCGCCTCTGACCTCATCATTCTGGACACGCCCACCGACGACCGAGATCTGTACAGCCAGGTCAAGTTCTTCAAGAAGAGCATCGAAGAAGTCAACGCCATGATACTGGAGACACCGGACAAGGAGGCGGACTACGAGCGCGTGGAATTTAAGACGAACAACTACAGCTTAGACGAGACCGAGGAAGACGGGCACACGGAAGACGGGGGCGGCTCGGAGAGGGAGAACGGAAACGTGATCACGACCAGCAACAACCTGAACGTGCGGGAGCTGGCGAACAGGTTCGAGAGTCCCACGGAGCAGAAGGGGGCGTTCACCTTCGACAAATATAAGACGGAAGACAAACATGCCGCGGCCAGGAGGGACGACCACCAGCCCCGGACCACCGCGAGGACCCTCGCCCTCGCCCGGGACACATACACGCTTACCAAGAACGTCACCGCGAGGTCGCTGGACGAGAACGCGTTCGTCAAAGAGTTCGGATCAGACAGAGACAGGAGGAAGAGTCTAGAGGTGAAGGACGGACAGAGACAGGCGAGGGGCGTACCCGACCTCAACCTGAACACGGAAGACCTGCAGACCAAGACGGATACGGCGGAGGACAGGGTGGCGCTGATACAGGGAGCGGGCAAGGAACACGAGAAGATGCTGAGCAGGCAGAGAATAGAGAAGTACAAAGAGGAGAGAAGGAACTTCCTCAGGGAGAAGTACAGCTCCCAGTCCTTCAGGAGCAGCCCGGAACAACTCACCAGGATCAAGCTGAAGAAGAGCGACCACGAGACCAGGACGGACGAGCCGCACAAGTTCGAGAGGAGGAACACCGTGGACCTGGGACAGAGGATGAGGTTCACACTCGCCAGGAGCGCCAACGACCTCGACAGTATCCCCTCCCCCGGCAGCCAGGAAGACAG GTCAGAGAAGATGTCGCCCTCCTTCAACATACGCGACATGACGGCCATCTTCGAGCAGAAGTCGCAAGGCACCGGCTGA
- the LOC116776688 gene encoding GTPase-activating protein CdGAPr isoform X1, with protein MRRVFGVCSDGWILCGHNGSPHGSVMSCQSLAARAFAEPEKESHCARAATHRTVRFSSDPRSQNRTTSESECKRETPGSMSLSTLSMSPAMSQSAPSAAAAFHMDDQPPTCRFPKLEECAHFHYERVSLGGISVELVPCDFSGDSPGEGWVCLKVSSHVNSCEEDAAGAGDDTWTLTRNREHFLQLDDMLHRCIYDRKVSGLPCLSSALSSSLDEQAYSRLVADYVHHLSIIADDSINCGPALNWLQMDNKGHKLLVANEDSSSINTPAVAAAYSVRKYVSQARDEISFDVGDMISIIDMPGPQESLWWRGKRGFRVGFFPHHCVAVIGDKVPRHMTQPPPIVGSVAVAPIKPVLRKHGKLISLFRSFILSRPSRRSLKQQGILRERVFGCDLGEHLTNCGHDGPFPGPVPQVLVECSRAIEQRGAVDGIYRLSGGAALTQRLRAAFDAGLAADLRAPLQRDPHALASLLKMYFRELPNPLCTYQLYDSFVSAVTAPEQLRLKAVRDTVVKLPPPHYRTLSYLMRHLRRVSLLSESTGMTARNMAIVWAPNLLRSPAPQHALQGVAVQAVVTEFLICYAEELFSKEQGADSGPPSISQESQESQIELRGLEAGRRPKSLPLNPPTKLLSLEEARRRGRPARTSPPADHVRLSTPDTMALRPASHLTPKYIEVGSGPNNLPQYHTVLELPGPGNKRLKRSPSGWRGLFTRKRSSRPPLIPHVMEPSATALRPAVSCESLSEGEAAPPPRPPHHTRSSSCDSYFEPWQAELATMRLRLSPQERDRHMFSEEDDAHAQHGAAEDSLNTTPGNSAVGSAADTPRRTRDDNTERKRVSLEQLERRVARLGYIDSDEPGDNTRAKRLCKDRDSPQSSGLELPALTNVKMRERTSPRKQKPSARYSGLQQPVTADSERLTWHGKDHSTLIRIDWPETPTPTTPTTPAPATPLYDPLESDSEPSDKHTITIKNSCRNCDEEKCLKCELKAADYENVAAADLASLGSTDISYHNLNRLSAVSSSSASEHTSHRRDDLMKIMTSSHESSSGYSNVSYKQDEPCDRYDFARPDYVNLSSSTSKSSPASPLKSPLKSTISITFRSPGRVQTPDYEPIGNEDTPTNERDSVYEDVDLEKSLSIVEEASVPQTDASLPTQEARQPGDYGRLASDLIILDTPTDDRDLYSQVKFFKKSIEEVNAMILETPDKEADYERVEFKTNNYSLDETEEDGHTEDGGGSERENGNVITTSNNLNVRELANRFESPTEQKGAFTFDKYKTEDKHAAARRDDHQPRTTARTLALARDTYTLTKNVTARSLDENAFVKEFGSDRDRRKSLEVKDGQRQARGVPDLNLNTEDLQTKTDTAEDRVALIQGAGKEHEKMLSRQRIEKYKEERRNFLREKYSSQSFRSSPEQLTRIKLKKSDHETRTDEPHKFERRNTVDLGQRMRFTLARSANDLDSIPSPGSQEDRSEKMSPSFNIRDMTAIFEQKSQGTG; from the exons ATGAGGCGTGTGTTTGGAGTTTGCTCGGACGGCTGGATTCTCTGTGGTCACAAT GGCTCCCCTCACGGCTCGGTGATGTCGTGCCAGTCGCTGGCGGCGCGCGCGTTCGCCGAGCCCGAGAAGGAGTCGCACTGCGCCCGCGCCGCCACACACAG AACCGTACGCTTCAGCTCGGACCCTCGCAGCCAGAACAGGACCACGAGCGAGTCAGAATGCAAGAGAGAAACACCcg GTTCGATGTCCCTGAGCACGTTGTCCATGTCTCCAGCCATGAGCCAGTCGGCGCCGAGCGCCGCGGCCGCCTTCCACATGGACGACCAG CCGCCCACGTGTCGTTTCCCCAAGTTAGAGGAGTGCGCTCACTTCCACTACGAGCGAGTGAGTCTGGGGGGAATCAGCGTGGAGCTGGTGCCGTGTGACTTCAGCGGGGACTCTCCCGGAGAAG GTTGGGTGTGTCTGAAGGTCAGCAGCCACGTGAATTCCTGCGAGGAGGACGCGGCCGGCGCCGGAGACGACACCTGGACGCTGACCAGAAACAGGGAACACTTCCTACAGCTGGACGACATGCTGCACAG GTGTATATATGACAGGAAGGTGTCGGGCCTGCCGTGTCTCTCGTCAGCGCTGTCCTCGTCCCTGGACGAGCAGGCGTACTCCCGGCTGGTGGCGGACTACGTCCATCACCTGTCCATCATAGCCGACGACTCCATCAACTGCGGCCCGGCACTCAACTGGCTTCAGATGGACAATAAAG GTCACAAACTGCTGGTGGCCAACGAGGACTCCAGCTCAATTAACACTCCAGCTGTAGCGGCGGCGTACTCCGTGAGGAAATATGTGTCCCAG GCTCGGGATGAGATCAGCTTCGATGTGGGTGACATGATCTCGATAATCGACATGCCAG GTCCCCAGGAGTCCCTTTGGTGGCGCGGCAAGCGTGGGTTCCGCGTGGGTTTCTTCCCTCACCACTGTGTGGCCGTCATCGGAGACAAGGTCCCGCGGCACATGACGCAGCCTCCGCCCATCGTGGG GTCTGTGGCTGTGGCACCCATAAAACCGGTCCTCCGCAAGCACGGGAAGCTGATATCCCTGTTCCGGAGCTTCATCCTGTCCAGACCTTCGCGGCGGAGTCTCAAGCAGCAGGGCATCCTGCGGGAGAGGGTGTTCGGCTGCGACCTGGGAGAGCACCTCACGAACTGCGGACACGACG GTCCCTTCCCTGGTCCAGTCCCTCAGGTGTTGGTGGAGTGTTCGCGGGCCATCGAGCAGCGCGGCGCAGTGGATGGCATCTACCGTCTGTCGGGGGGCGCGGCCCTGACCCAGCGGCTGAGGGCCGCCTTCGACGCGGGCCTCGCCGCGGACCTGCGGGCCCCACTCCAGAGAGACCCGCACGCGCTGGCCAGCCTCCTCAAAATGTACTTCAG GGAGCTGCCCAACCCTCTGTGCACGTACCAGCTGTACGACAGCTTCGTGTCGGCCGTCACCGCCCCGGAGCAGCTGCGACTGAAGGCGGTGAGGGACACCGTGGTCAAACTCCCGCCGCCCCACTACAG GACGTTGTCGTACCTCATGCGTCACTTGCGGCGCGTGTCCCTGCTGAGCGAGTCCACGGGCATGACGGCCAGGAACATGGCCATTGTGTGGGCGCCCAACCTGCTGAGGTCGCCGGCGCCGCAGCACGCGCTGCAGGGGGTCGCCGTGCAG GCGGTGGTGACCGAGTTCCTGATATGCTACGCCGAGGAGTTGTTCTCCAAGGAGCAGGGAGCTGACTCCGGACCGCCCTCCATAAGTCAG GAGAGTCAAGAATCTCAAATAGAACTGCGGGGCCTGGAGGCCGGCAGACGACCCAAGAGTCTACCTTTGAACCCGCCCACTAAGTTGCTGAG CCTGGAGGAGGCCCGGCGCCGCGGTCGACCTGCTCGGACCTCTCCCCCCGCCGACCACGTGCGCCTCTCCACACCCGACACCATGGCGCTCCGGCCCGCCTCACACCTCACGCCCAAATATATAGAG GTCGGCTCCGGCCCCAACAACCTGCCGCAGTACCACACAGTGCTGGAGCTGCCGGGGCCCGGGAACAAGAGACTCAAGCGGTCCCCGTCCGGCTGGAGGGGGCTGTTCACCAGGAAGAGGAGCTCGCGGCCTCCGCTCATACCGCATGTAATG GAGCCGTCAGCGACAGCGCTGAGGCCGGCCGTCTCGTGCGAGTCTCTCAGCGAGGGCGAGGCGGCTCCTCCCCCGCGACCTCCACACCACACCAG GTCATCGTCGTGTGACTCGTACTTCGAGCCGTGGCAGGCGGAGCTCGCCACCATGAGGCTGAGACTGTCCCCGCAGGAGAGGGACCGGCACATGTTCAGCGAGGAGGACGACGCGCACGCGCAGCACGGCGCCGCG GAGGACTCCCTCAACACCACGCCGGGGAACAGCGCGGTGGGCAGCGCCGCGGACACGCCGAGACGGACGAGAGACGACAACACGGAGCG GAAGAGGGTGTCCCTGGAACAGCTGGAGCGGCGCGTGGCCAGACTCGGCTACATCGACAGCGACGAGCCCGGGGACAACACGCGCGCCAAGAG ATTGTGCAAGGACCGAGACAGTCCGCAGTCTTCAGGCCTAGAGCTGCCGGCCCTGACTAACGTTAAGATGAG AGAGAGAACCTCCCCGAGGAAACAGAAACCCTCGGCTCGATACAGCGGTCTCCAGCAGCCCGTCACCGCGGACAGCGAGCGACTCACCTGGCACGGCAAGGATCACTCCACGCTGATACGGATCGACTGGCCGGAGACGCCCACGCCCACAACCCCCACCACCCCCGCCCCCGCCACACCGCTGTACGACCCGCTGGAGAGTGACTCGGAGCCCAGCGACAAGCACACCATCACCATCAAGAACAGCTGCCGGAACTGCGACGAGGAGAAGTGTCTCAAGTGCGAGCTGAAAGCCGCGGACTACGAGAACGTGGCGGCCGCAGACCTTGCAAGCCTGGGCTCCACAGACATCAGCTACCACAACCTGAACCGCCTGTCCGCCGTCTCCAGCTCCTCCGCCTCGGAGCACACCTCGCACCGCAGGGACGACCTCATGAAGATCATGACGTCCTCTCACGAGAGCTCCTCCGGCTACTCCAACGTGAGCTACAAGCAGGACGAGCCGTGCGACCGCTACGACTTCGCCAGACCCGACTACGTCAACCTGTCCTCCAGCACGTCCAAGAGCTCCCCGGCCAGTCCTCTCAAGAGTCCACTTAAGTCCACCATCAGCATAACGTTCCGCTCCCCGGGCAGGGTCCAGACGCCAGACTACGAACCAATAGGCAACGAAGACACGCCCACCAACGAGCGGGACTCTGTCTACGAGGACGTAGACCTGGAGAAGAGTCTCTCCATAGTGGAGGAAGCCAGCGTGCCGCAGACCGACGCCAGTCTCCCGACGCAGGAGGCCCGGCAGCCCGGGGACTACGGCCGTCTCGCCTCTGACCTCATCATTCTGGACACGCCCACCGACGACCGAGATCTGTACAGCCAGGTCAAGTTCTTCAAGAAGAGCATCGAAGAAGTCAACGCCATGATACTGGAGACACCGGACAAGGAGGCGGACTACGAGCGCGTGGAATTTAAGACGAACAACTACAGCTTAGACGAGACCGAGGAAGACGGGCACACGGAAGACGGGGGCGGCTCGGAGAGGGAGAACGGAAACGTGATCACGACCAGCAACAACCTGAACGTGCGGGAGCTGGCGAACAGGTTCGAGAGTCCCACGGAGCAGAAGGGGGCGTTCACCTTCGACAAATATAAGACGGAAGACAAACATGCCGCGGCCAGGAGGGACGACCACCAGCCCCGGACCACCGCGAGGACCCTCGCCCTCGCCCGGGACACATACACGCTTACCAAGAACGTCACCGCGAGGTCGCTGGACGAGAACGCGTTCGTCAAAGAGTTCGGATCAGACAGAGACAGGAGGAAGAGTCTAGAGGTGAAGGACGGACAGAGACAGGCGAGGGGCGTACCCGACCTCAACCTGAACACGGAAGACCTGCAGACCAAGACGGATACGGCGGAGGACAGGGTGGCGCTGATACAGGGAGCGGGCAAGGAACACGAGAAGATGCTGAGCAGGCAGAGAATAGAGAAGTACAAAGAGGAGAGAAGGAACTTCCTCAGGGAGAAGTACAGCTCCCAGTCCTTCAGGAGCAGCCCGGAACAACTCACCAGGATCAAGCTGAAGAAGAGCGACCACGAGACCAGGACGGACGAGCCGCACAAGTTCGAGAGGAGGAACACCGTGGACCTGGGACAGAGGATGAGGTTCACACTCGCCAGGAGCGCCAACGACCTCGACAGTATCCCCTCCCCCGGCAGCCAGGAAGACAG GTCAGAGAAGATGTCGCCCTCCTTCAACATACGCGACATGACGGCCATCTTCGAGCAGAAGTCGCAAGGCACCGGCTGA